The segment AACGAGGAACTCGTCGGCCGGGCCATCAAGGACCGGCGCGACCAAGTGGTGTTGGCCACGAAGTTCGGATTTGTCTCGCACTTCGGCGGCGGCCCCGGCGTGCTCGACAGCAGCCCAGCGAACATCCGCGTTGCGGTCGAGGGGTCACTAAAGCGGCTGGGCACGGACCACATCGACCTGTACTACCAGCACCGGGTCGACCCGAACACTCCCATCGAGGACACCGTCGGCACCCTGGCCGAACTAGTCGCCGAGGGCAAAGTCCGCAACATCGGGTTGTCTGAGGCCGGCCCCGACACGATCCGCCGCGCCCACGCTGTACACCCGGTCGCCGCGCTGCAGACCGAGTACTCCTTGTGGACCCGTGACCCAGAGGCCGAANNNNNNNNNNNNNNNNNTGGGCATCGGATTCGTTCCCTACTCGCCGCTCGGCCACGGCTTCCTCACGGGCGACATTCGATCGCTAGAGCAGCTCTCCGACGGCGACTGGCGAAAGACCAATCCGCGCTTCACCGGCGAGAACTTCCAGCGCAACCTGCGCATCGTCGACGAAGTCCGGGCGGTTGCCGCGGAGGCGGGTGCAACACCGGCACAAATCGCACTGGCCTGGCTGCTCGCGCAGGGCGATGACGTCGCGCCGATTCCCGGCACCAAGCGGGTCGCACGCGTCGAGGAGAACACAGCCGCCGACCGCATCGAGCTGAGCGCTGGGCAAGTCGAACGGCTGAACCACCTCACGCCGGCCGCCGGCGAACGCCATAACGAAGCGAACATGGCCGTCATCGACCGCTGATTAGGCACGGCGCGCGCGCTCCGCACCGGCGACCGACATGGAACTCACCCCCCCAGGAGCTCAAAGCGCCGCTTACCCATCGGCGCAGACCAGTGGGCTTAGTCTGCAGATTCGAGATCTGCGTTTGGTTTGCGAGAGTGGGTACAGCGGCCTGGTAAGGCACTCCTTGCTGGAGTACCGTTCGAGTCGTTATCTCCCTCCCGATCCTGAAGGAAGCGGCCGCCGGAGCGAAGAGTCTCGTCCCGTGAGGTCGTCACGATAGTGTCCTTGGCGCGCAATACCGGAACGGGAGTGGCGAGGGAGCCGAAATGGCGGGAGCCGTCCGTCATCTTTGGCGGGTGGTTGGTCTATCGGTCGCAAACGATCGAAGAAAGGAGTCGATCATGACCAAGATACGCGTCTACAACTTTGCGCTCAGTGGGATCCTTGCTGCGCTCGTGTTTGGTACTGCCCAAGTAGGCGCGGCCGAGAACGACAAGTGGCCCAGTACCAAGGTAGGCAATTCAACCCCTAAGGTTCCGGGCATGCCGACCGTACTGGCGAAGAATCTGGCAAACTTTGACGACCTCGACTTCCGCGTCTACACGAACCAGCAGTGGCAGGACCTCCACAAGTCCCATACGAAGGACGTGATCGTTCACTGGCCAGATGGCCACACGACGCAGGGAATCGAGAAGCACATCGAAGATCTGAAGTACATGTGGACGTTCGCACCCGACAATCGGATCACGGAGCACCCGGTCCGATTCGGTACTCAGGACGGACAGTGGACAGCGGTCACGGGTTGGCTGGAGGGGACCTTCACCAAACCGATGGTTCTCCCTGACGGAAAGACCATCGAGCCAACCGGGAAGGCGTACCGGATTCCGATGGCGACCCTGGGCCATTGGAACAAGGACGGCATCATGTTCGAAGAGTATCTGTTCTGGGACAACGGAGAATTCATGAAGCAAATCGGACTCGGCAACTGACATTCTGGCTACTGCTGCCGCCACCGCACGCGGCTTCCATGCTGCGGTGGTGTGGCCTCACGATGCACCTCGGGAGCGACGGAGCTGTCTCCGGACCCGCTCGAGGAGACGAAGCTCGGATTCACACGGGCCGCGTCACGCGTCCTCACGCCTCGAACCCCATCTTTCTCAGGAACGCGCCCCACCGCGGATCGTTGTGGAGTCCTCGCATAATGACCGCTCCCTTGATCTCCGCGAGCCCAGGATCCCGCTGGACGTGGGCGCGCTCGAGCCACGCGAAGGCCTCGTTGACCTCCCCCCGCGCGGCGTAGGCTTCAGCGATCTGGAATGCGCCATGGTGGGACTCGCGCTCGATCATCGCACGCAGGGCCGTCTCCGAATCCGCGGACCGGCCCTGAGCGTGATAGATCGCGACGAGAGCCAGGAGTCGATAGACGCCCTCGGCTTCGCGCTCGGCTTCCTCCAGTGCTTCCTTCGAACGGCCCTGCGAGAGAAGTGCATGAGCGAGGGCGGCGTGCACGGTGACCCGCTGGGGGGCGAGCTCGATCGCCTTGCGTAGAGCCGCTTCTGCCTCGGCCGGGCGATCGGCCGAGAGATAAGCGATGCCGATGCGGGTATACGCCCCGGCGCTGAGTGGGTCCTGCTCCACCGCCCGGCGGTAGATATCGAGCGCCTCCTCGATCCGCCCCTCATTCTGGGCAAGGATCCCGACCCCATGGCGGCCGACCGCGTTGCCGGGCGCGAGCTCCATCGCGCGCCGGTACGAGGCCTTCGCCTCCTTCCAATTCCAGTCGAAGTAGAGCTGGACTCGGCCCAGCACCAAGTACCCCTCGGGCAGGTCGGGCTCGATTGAGAGCGCGCGCAGCGCCGCTTCACGGGCGGCTTCCGCTCCAGTCTGAGCAGGCTCCCAGCCGTGCCCCGCCGCGTTCAGGTGCGCCCGGCCGAGGTCCACCCAGGCCAGGGCATTGTCGGGATCCAACCGGAGCGCTTCCTCGAGATAGCCGATGCCCCGCAGGACGTCCTCCGGCGTGAGCCGCTCCAGCATGTGCCGCCCCTGCAGCGCGAGGCGATGCGCTTCCGGGTTCTGACCGCGGCCTCGCGCCGCTCTCGCGACCTCCGCCCGGACCCGTCCGATCGCGCCCGGATCCGGCGTCTCGCCGAGGAGCGCCGTTCGTAGCTCCTTCACCACTGAATGCGCGATGTCGTCCTGCACCGCGAAGATGTCATCCAGGGTCCGGTCGTAGGATTCCGACCAGAGGTGATAGCCGTCGGAGACGTTGATCAGCTGCACCGCGATTCGCACGCGGTTCCCCGCTTTGCGGACGCTGCCATCGAGGAGCGTCGCCACGTTCAACTTGTGGCCGATCGAGGCGAGGTCTTCCTTCTTCTCCTTGAACTGAAACGACGACGCGCGCGCCGCGACACGGAGCCCCTGGATCTTCGCGAGCAGGTTGAGAAGCTCGTCGGCCAGCCCGTCGGAGAAGTATTCATCCTCCTCGTTGTGGCTACGGTTCACGAACGGGAGGACCGCGATCGACGCCGTCCTCGAAGCGGGAGAGCCCGCCGGGCGGACCGAGTCGCCTAGTGTCCGCTGGATGGCCTTCAGCTCGTTCCGCGCGTCGAGCGCCGTCTGCAGGCGGTCGCGTGGGTTCTTCTCGAGGCAGCGGACCACGAGATGCGCGAAGCGGTCGGGAAGATCGGCGCGCAGGGTGGTGAGAGGAACGGGGG is part of the Candidatus Eisenbacteria bacterium genome and harbors:
- a CDS encoding ester cyclase is translated as MTKIRVYNFALSGILAALVFGTAQVGAAENDKWPSTKVGNSTPKVPGMPTVLAKNLANFDDLDFRVYTNQQWQDLHKSHTKDVIVHWPDGHTTQGIEKHIEDLKYMWTFAPDNRITEHPVRFGTQDGQWTAVTGWLEGTFTKPMVLPDGKTIEPTGKAYRIPMATLGHWNKDGIMFEEYLFWDNGEFMKQIGLGN
- a CDS encoding tetratricopeptide repeat protein produces the protein MVLSPKTRLGTYEIMAPLGAGGMGEVYRAKDLRLGRDVAVKVLPSEVSSSPDRLARFEREARTVAGLNHPNIVTIYSVEEEDGIRFLTMELLEGGSLATLVAAAGLPLARLLDLAIPLAEALAAAHERGVIHRDLKPGNVMVTHDGRVKVLDYGLAKTAVDSGPSELTAAVSRIAALAEPLSREGQILGTVPYMSPEQVRGETADARSDLFAFGVILYELAAGRRPFGGASPVDVSSSILRDTPVPLTTLRADLPDRFAHLVVRCLEKNPRDRLQTALDARNELKAIQRTLGDSVRPAGSPASRTASIAVLPFVNRSHNEEDEYFSDGLADELLNLLAKIQGLRVAARASSFQFKEKKEDLASIGHKLNVATLLDGSVRKAGNRVRIAVQLINVSDGYHLWSESYDRTLDDIFAVQDDIAHSVVKELRTALLGETPDPGAIGRVRAEVARAARGRGQNPEAHRLALQGRHMLERLTPEDVLRGIGYLEEALRLDPDNALAWVDLGRAHLNAAGHGWEPAQTGAEAAREAALRALSIEPDLPEGYLVLGRVQLYFDWNWKEAKASYRRAMELAPGNAVGRHGVGILAQNEGRIEEALDIYRRAVEQDPLSAGAYTRIGIAYLSADRPAEAEAALRKAIELAPQRVTVHAALAHALLSQGRSKEALEEAEREAEGVYRLLALVAIYHAQGRSADSETALRAMIERESHHGAFQIAEAYAARGEVNEAFAWLERAHVQRDPGLAEIKGAVIMRGLHNDPRWGAFLRKMGFEA